The genomic region CAATTCTTAATATAATTCTTTCAATAATACTTCCCCAGCCTGTTAAGCTAAAAATGATAATACTTATGAACATAGTTAAAAACATAAAGTTTGTTCCGCATCTAGGATGAAACCTGCTAAATTTCTTTACATTTTCTACTGTTAACTCTTCTTCTGCTTCATAGCAATATATTGTTTTATGTTCAGCTCCATGATATTGATATAATCTATATATATCATCCATTTTACTAATTAAATACATATACATTATTAATATAAATATTCTTATAATAGATTCTATTAAATTCAAAATAATTGGAGTTAAATTTAAAAATCTAAATAAAGATGCTATAAAAGTAGGTATAGCTACAAATAAAGCTATTGATAATCCAAAAGATAATAGCAATGTTAAGCTAACTAAAACATCATTACTTTTATCACCTAACTTTTTGCTTATCCATTTTTCAAATTTTGATTCCTCTTCTTCATCTTCAAAAAAAGATGCAGAGTAATTTAGGGTACTAATTCCAGTTTTTAAAGAATCTATTAATACAAATATTCCTCTTATAAAGGGAATATTCAAAAATTTGTATTTTTTTGTTATAGGAACTATCTTTTCAAAAGTTACTTCAATCTTTTTGCTTGGAGTTCTTACTGCTGTCGCCTGTCCCTTGATCCCTCTCATCATAACGCCTTCAATAACAGCTTGACCTCCAACATTAGTTTTTCTCATTAAATCCCCTCTTTATAAGTTATTTTTATATTTATAATAGCAATTTCCACATAAAGATTCATATTCAATACTATCAGAATTATCTATTGCAATTTGTTCACCTTCAAAAACAAATTTATCATTAACTTTTCTTCCATTCAATACTGCTTTTTTTCCACATTTGCATATAGTCTTCATTTCTTCTATACTATGGGCTAATAATAACAACCTTGTGCTGCCTTCAAAGCCTTGCATTTTAAAATCTGTCCTAAGTCCATAACAAATAACAGGTATGTCTAAACAAACAGCAACTTCAAATAATTGATCTATTTGTTCTGATTTTAAAAATTGTGATTCATCTACTAATATACAGTCTATTCTTCCTTCTGCATCTATATATTCTTTTATTCTTTCAAGAACATTATCTTTATTTGAAATAACTAAATCTACTTTTCTTTCTACTCCTAATCTGGATACTAACTTGTCCCCACCCTTAGTATCTGTTAATGGTTTTAAAAGAGCTACTGTCATTCCTCTTTCTTCATAATTATGTGCTACTTGCATAAGGTGTGTTGATTTACCTGAGTTCATTGCACCATACCTAAAATATAATTTACTCATAATCTTTCTCCTTTTTGTTAAATATATTTAGATTATATCATTGAATATTATAGTTAATCAAAAATATTTTCACTATGTAAATTCTTGACTGAACCATTCTCATATGTTATATTGATATAGTTACTGAAGTAATCGAAAGAGGTGAAAAAAATGAGAGAAGGCATACATCCAAAATACAATCACGAAGCTGTAGTTAAGTGTGCATGTGGAAATACTTTTACAACTGGTTCTGTTAAAGACGAACTAAAAGTAGAAATATGCTCTAAATGCCACCCATTCTTCACTGGTAAACAAAAAATCGTTGACGTTGGCGGAAGAGTTGACAAATTTAAT from Clostridium isatidis harbors:
- a CDS encoding thymidine kinase; protein product: MSKLYFRYGAMNSGKSTHLMQVAHNYEERGMTVALLKPLTDTKGGDKLVSRLGVERKVDLVISNKDNVLERIKEYIDAEGRIDCILVDESQFLKSEQIDQLFEVAVCLDIPVICYGLRTDFKMQGFEGSTRLLLLAHSIEEMKTICKCGKKAVLNGRKVNDKFVFEGEQIAIDNSDSIEYESLCGNCYYKYKNNL
- the rpmE gene encoding 50S ribosomal protein L31, whose product is MREGIHPKYNHEAVVKCACGNTFTTGSVKDELKVEICSKCHPFFTGKQKIVDVGGRVDKFNKRFNLK